In a single window of the Drosophila melanogaster chromosome Y genome:
- the Pp1-Y2 gene encoding protein phosphatase 1, Y-linked 2 has translation MSLQMTTLTELNNIDQLILRIIDTRRLKQLNLTETDIRLLCNRSREVFMSQPMLLELSAPVKICGDIHGQFTDLLRLFDYGGYPPASNYLFLGDYVDRGKQSIETMCLLLAYKIKYPENFFLLRGNHESAGINRIYGFYDECKRRYTIKLWRTFVDCYSCMPVSAIVDEKIFCCHGGLSPDLLNMNQIGQLARPCDVPDKGLLCDLLWSDPDPKIMGWSDNDRGVSVTFGADIVGKFVHRHKFDLICRAHQVVEDGYEFFAKRQLITIFSAPNYCGEFDNAGAMMSVDETLMCSFYVLKPSKKPGLRKIHSKS, from the coding sequence ATGTCACTGCAAATGACGACCCTAACGGAATTAAACAATATTGATCAGCTTATTTTGCGAATTATTGACACTCGCCGTCTCAAGCAGCTTAATTTAACTGAAACGGATATACGGTTATTATGTAATAGATCTCGGGAAGTTTTTATGTCGCAACCAATGCTCCTCGAGCTTTCCGCACCGGTTAAGATCTGCGGTGATATACATGGTCAGTTTACTGACCTATTGAGGCTGTTTGACTATGGCGGATACCCACCAGCGTCCAATTACCTATTTCTTGGAGATTATGTGGACCGCGGCAAACAATCTATCGAGACCATGTGCCTATTGCTGgcctataaaataaaatacccTGAAAACTTTTTTCTCCTTCGTGGAAACCATGAGTCGGCTGGAATTAACCGCATATATGGATTTTACGATGAGTGCAAGCGGCGTTACACCATAAAACTTTGGCGTACATTTGTCGACTGTTATAGTTGCATGCCAGTTTCCGCCATCGTTGacgaaaaaatattttgttgtcaCGGCGGTCTCAGTCCCGacttattaaatatgaatcAAATTGGACAATTAGCCCGACCATGTGACGTTCCTGACAAGGGTTTACTTTGCGACCTCCTATGGTCAGACCCCGATCCAAAGATAATGGGATGGAGCGACAACGATCGAGGCGTCAGTGTTACTTTTGGTGCTGACATAGTGGGAAAGTTTGTGCACCGTCATAAATTTGATCTCATTTGCCGTGCACATCAGGTTGTTGAGGATGGTTACGAGTTCTTTGCAAAGCGACAACTAATTACTATATTTTCTGCACCAAATTACTGCGGAGAATTCGACAATGCAGGTGCTATGATGTCAGTCGATGAGACATTAATGTGCTCGTTCTACGTCCTTAAACCTTCAAAGAAGCCTGGCCTCAGGAAAATCCACTCAAAGAGCTAA